Below is a genomic region from Microbacterium esteraromaticum.
GCGTCGTCAACGGTGTCGGATGCGCAGGGGGCGGGAGAGCCGATTTCGGTTCAGGAGCCGGTGTTGTCGATCCCTGTGGGGTCGCCTCGTCTGCTGGATGGCATGGCGGTTGTGGTGGCTTCTTCGACCGCTGACGGGTTGCTGGTGGGTCGTGTGTTCACGGTTCAGGGCGCCCCGGTGTCAGGACAGGTCACAAGCCATCGGTACCTGCTCGAGGAGGTCGGATGAGTGACGACATTCGGAAGCTCGCCGCTGATCTGACGGCTGCGGGGCCTGCTGTTCGCCCGTTCGCGCGGAAAGCGGTTCAGGTTACCGCTCATCACATCAAGGACGAGTGGCGGGCTGCGGCGAACCGTACGGGGCTTGCGGGGTATGCGGCGGATGTGACGTATGAGACGCGCGAGAACGTGGCCGGTGTTGTTGCTGAGATTGGTCCGACGCCGGGTGATTCTGGTTCGTTTGGTTTGGTTGAGGATGCGCCGGGGAACGTGTATTCGTCGCCTCAGCACGCGGGCAGATCGGCCTTGGAGAACAACGAGGACGATTTCGTTCGCGGTATTGATGCGGCTGTGGCTGATGCGCTGAGGGCGGTGGGTTTGTGACTGCCGAGTGGGAAGCGTTTAAGGCTCGGCTGGGTGGTCATTTGGTCACCGCGAACAAGGTGTTCCCGATCGTGCGCAAGGACGGTACGGGGACGGTTCGGACGAACTACATCGTGGCGAAGTCGGCTCCTCCTGACCGGCTGGACGATGGACGCGCTGCCGGCTATCAGGTTCCGGATTCGGATAAGCGGTTCACGTTCGATGTGCGGATAATCACGACCGCTGCGGATGGGCTGGATATCTGGATGCGCGCTGTGTTCACCCAGGTGCTTGGTCACCGGTTGGTGGTTCCTGGTCGCAGGTGCACGCCGATCGAGTTGGTGCAGAACGTGGAGGAGGGCGACGGTTACGACCGTGCCGCTGATCTGTACTACCGGGATCTAAGTTTCCGGTTCTGGTCCCGTCGAGGGGAGACACCATGACGCGTTTCGTGCGCGTGAAGAACAAGACGACAGGGCACGAGTTCGATCTGCCCTCCGAGAGTTTCGACCCCGAGAAGTACTCGAAGGTCGCCCGATATTCGGAGACGACGCGCCCGCGCCGCCCCAAGCCGAACGTCCGCAAGGGCGGGAAGCGCATCGCCCCCGTGAAGACTGACAAGGAGAAAGACCAATGACCCTGACCATTCCTGCAGGCGTTCCCTCGATGGGAACGCGGCGCGTCGTGTTCATCCCGGGAACCGTGGCTGACATCGATGCGATCACTGCCGTTGAGGCGAACGCTGGCGAGAACATCTCGTGCTACATCATGCGTTCCAACGGTCTGACGAAGTCGCTGACGGAGAACAAGATCACAGACTCCCGGTACTGCTCTGCGCAGGACTTTCAGCGGTTCGGTTCTAAGCAGAAGGAGATGGGCCTGGCCTACTCCACGAACCTCAACACCCCGACCGACGACGAGGCCCGCCTGGCTCTCGTCGAGGGTACAGAGGGCATCCTGGTGGAGTTTTTCCAGGTCGATGAGGATGCTGAGACTTTCGCGACTGGCGACTGGTATCAGGCGACTCCGGTTCAGCTTGGTGAGCAGAACATTCCCCCGGTGGAGGACAACGCGATCGACCGCATCGAGCAGGCTGCTGCGGTGACCGGTGCGTGGACTCCGCTGCGTCAGCTGGTCGCTGGCGCCTAACAACCCCTGGGGGCCGGTTACACGGGGCCGGCTCCCAGGTTCTCCGTGAACCCGTGTACAGACTTTGAAGGAGACTCCCGTGTCCAACCTCAGCACCCGCATCGCTACCCGCAAGATGTCGCACAAGGATGTGCCGATCTGCCTCGACCTCGACCTGATCGACCAGCGCGACGACGTGATGCGCGCCCTCGACGCAGCCCACCGCGCCGCGAAGAACTCGGACGAGCGTCTGGTTTCCGGGGAGCACCCTGACGTGTCCGCTGCCCGCGAGCGTGTCGCCGAGCTCGACGTACAGATCCGTGAGGCGTCGATCATCCTCCGTGTGTACGGAGTCGACCGCCACACGTACAACCAGTGGATCGTGGAGTGCCCACCCCGCAAGGGACGGCAGGAGGCGTTCGACTCGTCCACGTTCTTCATGCACGCTGCGAAGAACAGTGCGAAGTACGTCGACGAGAGCGGCGTCGAGCACGAGATTACCCCGGATGAGTGGGTGACGATCGACAAGATGACGGACGGTGAGTACGACCGTCTCGCGCAGGCCGTCCTCTACGTGAACCGTGGCCTCGGGCAGGTCGATGTCGGTTTTTTCGTGAACGGCTCCGAACCGACCACCGACTCCTGACTGATCTCCGGGTCGCTCGGGATCTCGGGATCGCCCCGCGCCGTCTGTGGGGGTGGGAGCCGGAAGAGATCCACGTCGAAGACGTCGACGAGGAAGGTCGGAGGGTCATCCGGGTGACCAGGGAGTCTGAGTTCGACCCGGAGCAGCATGCGATGCTCGCGGGCCTCGCCGAGTATGAGGCGCTGCTAGGTCCGCACGGTCTGCCAGTGGACGAGACGACCTCATCGGAAGCCGACCCGAACAACCCGGACGCCACCTATCACTACGAGGCGAAGGTGTTGCGTGACTGGGCGCAGACGGCGATCGAGGAACGCGAGAAGGACTTCAAGGATCACCCGTCACATGCGCGACGGTTCTACGCCGTGCGCGTGGATCATTCCTCGAAGTAGTCGACGGTAGTCGTCGCGGTGTCGCCGTTCATGATGACCGTGCACCCGTAGGTTGCGCGCACTTTCCCGCCGAAGCTGTTCTCGGCGTCGACTGTGCCGGTGACTTCCCACGTCTCGGACCCTCGCGCGCTTGTGCTGCTGTCGAAGTCGGCAGTGCCGGGTGCTTTCAACAGCTTCTCTATGCGCGCTTCACACTGCGCGATCGACTCGATGTCGTCATTGCTGCCGTCGTTGCTCCTGAGGCTCGACGCCAGGCAACTCGCGAAGCCGATGATCACGGCTAGAGCGATGACGATCCCGATCACCCATCGGTTGACCTTTGCACGCCACGCGTCGTTTGCCTGCGCTTGGGAGTCGGTCATGCCGCTCACGATACCGCTTCGCCTGCCGGAGCACACAAGGGGGTCCATGGCTCAGCGCGTCGTGAAAGTGGAGCTCATCCTGGCCGCCCAAGGCTTCATGCAGGGCACGGACGCGGCTGCGAAGAAGGTGCGCGAGCTCGGTTCTGAGACCGAGAAGCTGGCGCAGAAGCGCGAGGCGTTCAATACGCTCGGCACCGCTGCGGTCGGGTTCGGTTCGGCTGTTGCGCTCGGTATTGGCATGGCTGTCGCGAAGTTCGCGGACTTCGACCAGCAGATGTCCTATGTGCAGGCAGCCACGCACGAGTCCGCCGCGAACATGAACCTATTGCGGGACGCGGCTCTCGACGCGGGCGCCCGCACGGTGTTCTCTGCGACGGAGGCTGCAGGGGCGATCGAGGAACTTTCGAAGGCCGGCGTCTCGACGGCGGATATCCTCAGCGGCGGCCTTGACGCGGCTCTGGATCTTGCTGCTGCTGGCGGCATGCGAGTCGCGGATGCCGCGGCCGTCGCCGCGACGACGCTGAAGCAGTTCGGCCTCGAGGGCCGGGACGCGTCGCACATCGCGGATCTGCTCGCAGCGGGCGCGGGCAAGGCGCAGGGTGACGTGTCCGACATGGCTCAGGCACTGAAGCAGGGCGGTCTGGTCGCGAACCAGTTTGGCCTGTCGGTGGATGAGACGGTCGGTACGCTGTCGGCGTTCGCGTCAGCGGGCATGCTCGGCTCCGACGCAGGGACATCGTTCCGTACGATGCTGCTGCGTCTCGCGAACCCGACCGGTGAAGCGGCCGAGATGATGCAGGAACTGGGCATCAACGCGTACGACGCGCAGGGCCAGTTCGTCGGCATGCAGTCTCTCGCGGGGCAGCTGCAGACCAGTCTTTCGGGGTTGACGCAGGAGCAGCAGAACGCGGCTCTGGCGATCATCTTCGGTCAGGACGCGATCCGTGGCGCGAATGTCCTTCTTCAGGAGGGCGCGGACGGTATCCGCAAGTGGACGACTGAGGTCGACGCTCAGGGGTATGCCGCGGAGACCGCGGCGATGCGATTGGACAACCTGAAGGGCGATTGGGAAGCGTTCACGGGCGCGCTGGACACGGCGATGATCTCGATGGGCGAGGGCGCGAACGGTCCGCTACGCGAGTTCGTGCAGGGCCTTACCGGGATGGTGGACCGATTCAACGATCTGCCCGATTGGGCACAGCAGTCCGCTATCGGCGTCGGCGCTGTGACAGCTGCCGTCGCTCTGGGTGCGGGTGGGTTCATGCTCGCCGTTCCGAAGGTCGCCGCCTACAACGCCGCGATCGCGACGATGGGTACTGGCGCGCAGCGTGCGTCCCGGTTCGTCACCGGGCTTGGGAAGGCAGTCGGCATCACTGCCGGGTACTTCCTCCTCGCGAAGGGCGCTGAGGCCGCCGCACGGGGGCTCGGTCAGCTCGGCGACGGTGCGAAGTCCGCGAACGAGACCGTGTCGCTGCTCCTGAACAAGGACTACGACGGGTTGTTCGAGGGCATGACGAAGGGTGCCGGCGGCGTCAACGATCTCACCGACGCGATGGACAAGCTCCTCGCGGGCGACTTCGACAACGCCTTCAACCGGTGGGGATCAGACACGTTCGCATTCACTGGCTTCACATCCTCCGTGGGGGAGGCACGCGAACAGTTCGCTCTCATGGGTGAAGCCCTTGCCGACATGGTGTCTCGTGGCGACGGCGAGCGGGCAAAGTCGATCTTCGCCGATCTTCAGGCGCAGTTCGAGGCGCAGGGATACACAGTCGACCAGCTTAACGAGGTCATGCCGCAGTACAAGGACGCTCTGACCGGCGCAGCGAACGAAGCGAAGATGGCCGGCGACGCGACTGGCGCAGCCTCTGGTGACCTGTCGGAGATGGAATCCGCAGCGTCGGATGCTGCGACCGCGCTCGACAGCGTCGTGCGGGCGCTGATGGAGGTCGCAGGCGGAGCCATGTCGGTCAGCGAAGCGAACGACAATGCTCTGTCTTCGATCAACGCGATGACCGATGCTGCAAGCGCCGAGGGAGCGTCTCTCGCGGGCACGAACGACGCGTCGATCGCGCTTCGCGATTCGATCCGTGAGGTCGAGACGGCGCATCGGGATTCGGCGGTCGCGATCCTAGAGAACGGCGGGACCCTCGACGAGGCGACTGGCAAGTGGAATGCGGGCCGTGACGCCGTGATCAGGATGCTCGAGGCGAAGGGCATGGACCGCGCAGAAGCGGTCAAGTGGGCAGACCAGAACCTCGGTTCGGCCTCTCAGGTTCAGGCGGCGATGGGCGAAGTGACGCGCGCCGTGAACAGCATCCCGAAGACGCCCGTCATCGACCTCACCGCGCGCACCAGTCAGGCGTACAACGCGCTGATGGGTGTGCAGAGCCTGCTGCGTCGCATCACCGGTAACCACTCGATACATGTGTCGACGGGGCAGGGAGGCCAAGGGGGTCTCACCTTCGCGACCGGCGGTCTGGTCAATAGCAAGGGAATGAAGGTCAAGAGCTTCGCCTCTGGCGGGTTCGAGCCTGGCATCTACCAGGCTGTCCCGGGCGGTATCCATCGTTTCGCTGAGGCGGGTTACGACGAGGGCTACGTCACCACTGACCCGAAGTATCTGCCGCAGTCGATCGACACGATGAACGCGTTGGCTGGACGGCTCGGTCTCGGGCAGCTCGGCAGGATGCCAGCAGCGGCTCCGGTCGTCAACGTGGCGGCACCGTCGTTGGCGGGCATGTCGATCACGGGGCGCCTCGAGGTTGGCGGTGATGGTCTCGCCCGGATCATCGATGGCCGTATTGAGCGTGCGTTCGAGCCGTCCTCGGATGAGGCGGTCAGGTCAGAGTTCGGCCGGTAGGACCCGGCATTCGGGAGGGGCGTGGACGGTCTGTCTGCGCCCCTCCGTCATATCCAAGGGAGCGTGTCATGGGTTACCGGATCTTCGACAGGACGGGCCGCCTGGTGGGCGGGGATGACGAGCTCGACGGTGAGGTGCGGCGCGCGGCCGCTGACGTCGACGGGTACGTGCTCGACGACGCGGACAAGGTCGTCTTCGACGCTCGGGGGGTCTGATGGCCTACGACGCCAGCATCTCGGGCCCCTACTCGGGCCGCCCGGCGTTCGACCAGTACCTGTATGTGCGGCGGGACCAGACCCAGGCGCGCCGCTCGTCCTATGCATACGAGGTTCGGGCTCGGAACCCTGAACGGCGCACGCAGACATACGCGCTGAGCAACTTCCCGCTGGCGGTGAACGTCGGCGGGCAGATCTTCGAACACGAGCACAACCTCGACTTCCGTGGCGGTCAGGAGTACATCACCCTGGCTACTGGGTCCACGGGCTGGTTCGATCACAACAGCGCCGGTGAGCTGACCATCGTCATCGATACGTGGCATGGTCCCGCGGGCGTTTTCGGGTCCGCTGATCCGGCCCCGCTGTACTTCGTGACGGACACGATCAAGCCGGAGACCCCGACCGGGCTGTCGGCGACGCGGGTATCGGATTCGCAGCAGACCCTGAACGTGACGGTGCCGTGGGGTGCGGTCAAGATGGTGTGGCAGCGATCCACGGACGACGGTGCCTGGCAGACGCTCGCGACGGTGACCGCGTCAGGCACATACACGGACAAGTCGACGCAGGCGAACCGAAAGTACACGTACCGGGTGGCGGCGTCGAACGGTGGCGGGCAGGGCCCGTGGTCGTCGACCGCGACGATCTACACGTCCCCGGCCGCGCCGACCGGTGTGTCGGCGGCCCGCACCGCGGCGGACGACATCCGGGTCGATGCATCCGGCCGGCCCGCGTGGGCGACGTCGTTCAACATCCGCGACGGCGGGGCGCTGGTCGCGTCGGGTGTGAGCCTGCCGTGGACGCATGTCGACCCGAACCCGGCGGACACGCACACGTACACGGTGCAGGGCGTCGTCTCGGGGATCGCGGGGGCGTGGTCGTCGCCGTCGAACACGGTGCAGCTGATCAGCCCGCCGTCGCCGCCGCAGTCCCTGAGCCCGAATGGTGCGGTGGCGCCGTCGGATGAGAGCGTGACGTTGTCGTGGGTGCACAGCCCGGTCGATTCGTCACCGCAGTCGGCGTACGAGTTGCAGTATCGGGCCCCGGGTGGGGCGTGGACGGTACTCACCGGCACGACTGCGCAGGCCAGGGCGGTGACGCTGCCTGTCGGGGCGGTTGAGTGGCAGGTGCGCACGAAGGGCGCGCACCCGGATTGGTCGCCGTGGTCGGCGACAGCGTCGTTCACCGTCATCGACCGACCTGGTGTCGCCGTCGTTCAGCCCGCGGACACGTGGGACGCGTCAACCCTGACCGCGGTGTGGACCTGGTTCCAGGCTCAAGGTCGGCCGCAGTCCGCCTGGCGGGTGGAGCTGCTCGACGCGACCGGCACGGTCGTGGAGTCCCGGACCGGGTCCGGTGCGACGGCGACGCTGCAGCTGGCCACGCGCCTCACTGAGGGTGCGTGGACGGTGCGCGCGCAGGCCGCGACCGGTGAGGTGTGGTCGGCATGGGGCGTGGAAGCATTCACCGTCGCGTTCACCCCGCCCGTGGAGCCCGTGCTCACTGGCGTGTGGGACGAATCGCAGGGCGGCGTGCAGATCACTGTCTCGGGTGAACAATTCGGCGTCGCCGTTCTCGACGAAGGCGCCTGGTACGCAGAGGTTGGAGTTTGAATATGGTCCGCAAGTATCTCGTGACTGAGAACGAGTTCCTGTCGGCGACAGTAGATGCCGCCGACGGGCACCTGCGGTTCACCCGCGACAACGGACAGGTCGTCGATGCAGGAAAAGTGTCGGGCGATGTGACTCCGGAGGCGCTCGCTGCTGCGACTGCGGCTGAGACCGCTGCACAGCAGGCGGGTGCGGCGCGAGATCAAGCGCAGCAGATTGCGCTCGGCAACGCGTATGCGGCGCTGGGCGCCGTATTCAAGGTGCAGGCCACACCTCCCGCCGCGGCGACCGAGAACGGACTGCCGGTCCTGTGGATCGACACGACCGAACAGCTGGTGCCAACACCAGCGCTACCGCCGTCTCCGTCGTGGAATGACACGCTCTCGCGCTTCACTGTTCCAACTGGTGTGATCGGGGTGGACTATGTGTGGACGTCCGGAGGTGGCGGTGTTGGCGCGACGCTCACACCGGGTGCGACCCTGTCAACGACAGGAACGTATCCACGCACAGTGACCATCACGCCAGTGGCTAAGCCGGGGTATGTTCTTGCATCCGGCGTGCGGCCATTCGTGCACGACTTCTACGATCCGAACGTCTTGACCGTGCTCACGTCCGACGGATTCTCCGGGGGAGCATCATCCTCCATCATCGGTCGATCTCTGGACCTCGCGCTTGGTGGATCGGCGGCGTCGTGGAGTGGCGATGATCTCTGGCAGATCAACGCATCCGCGCAGCTCGAGAAGAAGGCGGGTCTCGCGGGCATCGGAAGGATCGTCCTTGCGGGTGGGTTGATCGCGAGCAACTACCGTGTGGAATTCGATGTCGTCTCGATCTCCGGCGAAGGACAATTTGGCACTGCCGCGGGGCTCGTCGTTGGGATTCGGAACCAGTCGGGATCTCCGTACCAGTTCGAGCTTTCCATCGGCGGCCGGGGGGCCGGCTCATCGCGGCTGTTCTGTGGCGGCGTCGAGACGACACTGAGCAATCAGACCAGCAACGTTGGTCACTGGGTGCTGCAGAAGGTCGGAACGACGATCACGATCACTGGACCGAACGGTACGCCGCAGGTGGTCGACAAGTCAGATGCCAGTCTCATCCCCGGCGTGTCGAGCAAGGAGCTGTGGGTGCGGGTCACGCAGACCGCTATGGGCGTGACGGTGGACAACCTCAAGCTCACCAAGGTGGGTGCCTGAGATGGTCGCACTGATCCGGCGGTATCAGGCGGACAGCGGCGAGTGGGTTCCCACTGTGCCTAAGCGATGGGACGGATACGGGTGGAGCCGGCCAGTCGAAGACTATACGACGGTGCGGCGATCACCATTCGATCCATACCTGGCGGCAGGAACCGTGTTCCAGCGCGACGTGTCGCAGATGCCGCTCGCCACGAAGTCCGTCGCGCAAGCGCAGTGGATGCGAGATCACATCAACTACGGCTCCGGCTATGGGCCGACAGCCCTCAACACGAGTGTCAACGGAACGCATCCCGTGCAGGTTCATTTGGTGGACTCCCGAATCCCGGGAATGAACCGAATCCACATGACTTGCGGTGACATCGGCGTGACCGGCTACGGCGCTGAGGTCCTCTCGGGATGGGTTCCGTGGCCCAAATGGCTAGACGCATCCTCACTGCAAGCGGGCCAGGACTCGTCGGTGGTGATCGTTGATCTCGGGTCCGGCCTGGTCCGCGAGTACTACTACGTGGAGCAGACTGCGGGTTACACCAACCGCTTCACGGCGTGGGTCGGCGGGATATCGCTCTACAACCGAGATCTCATCGACCTCGCGGAGCGGAACTATCCCCTGCAATTGCAGATGGGAAGGAACACTGTGGTCCGCATGCACAACTGGGCGGGATGGATCGACATCGCGGGAGCCCGACGCGGTGTGATCGATCATGCGGTTGCGTTCACCTGTGCGAACATGGCTCTCCCCGACAGTCTCGGCGAAGCGATCGACCCGGACGGCGTGCGCTACATCACGAAGGGAGCATCGTGGCCCGGACTGAGCGGTGACGGAGACACCGCAAATCCATCTGATGAGGTGCCGATACACGGGCAATGGGCACGCCTCCCGACGACGCTCGACCTGTCCCCGTCTGGGCCTTACCCGCCGTTCCTGCGTATGGTGATCCGTGCGATCCAGAAGTACGGGATGGTGTGCACCGACTCCAACAACTTCGTGCACGCCTTCAACGCAGAGCCGGGCTTCTACGAGAGACAGTTCCTCGGCGTGGACCCGTGGTCAAGCGGTGGGGACGTGACGGCGAAGTATCGCGAGCTGAACATCCGCGAGGGTCGAGACCCCGCGGATGCCCTCTCGGTGGCAGCGTTCCCGTGGGGACAGACCCAGTGGGCGCCTCGCCACTGGGGCGCGCCGACGAGGATCGCTGCTCAACCTTAGGTCGTGGCTGCGAGGGAAGGGGCTGGAATCTGTGGTGTCTGTTTTCCGCGGCCCCGCAACCGCATGGCGGGCCGCTCGACAAGAACCCAGCTCGCCCACGCAAACGGCACGGTCGCAGCGATCGACAACAACATGAATAGCCAGAGCGGCATGCGCTCCCCGATCGTGATCGCGAGAAGCTGCTGGACCGGGAAGGCGTAGATATACATCCCATACGAGATGTCGTTCTTCGCACCGACCCGGTCCAGCGGCAACGCGATCCCTAGCCACATGCAGAGGTACGCCAGCGGGACGGCCGCGAGGATATCGAAGGTCCCCGTCGCAGCAGTGATGACGACGGCCACAGCGGACACGGCGGCGAACTCCCACCGGTACGCGACTCGCTCCCGGAGGACGTACAGCAGAGCGCCCGCGGCGAAGTAGGTCCCGAGGCGAATGGTGTGCAAGATGACGTTCACATGCAGCACGTCGAGATACACGTGCGCAGCGGTGACTGCCATGCCGCCGATGACCGTGATCGAGAGTGCCAGCGCCAGCCACCGCCGAGGGATGACAGTCATCGCGAGACCGATTCCGACGTAGCAGAGCGCTTCGTAGAAGAGCGTCCAGAGCGACCCGTTCCACGCGTCTGGATACGGTGCGGTGGGAAGTGTGCCATTCACGTCGAATGTGAAGATGTAGAGGCCGGCGTTCTTGAGCAAATATTCAACCCCGGCGGTGATCGAGAACTCGCCCATGACGAGAGTCGATAGCGGGGCGAAGACGAAGGCCGTCGCCGCAAGCACAACGACGAACGCCGGGTAGATCCGCAGGAATCGGCGCCACAGGAATGGGGCGATCGCAGAGTGGTCACGGCTGCCAGCGATCAGGTAGCCCGAGATCACGAAGAAGCCAGCGACGGCCCAGGGGCCGAGCGAGTTGAACGCGCCGGGCCCGATCGGTTCGTCTGTCCGGCCGCTCAGGGGCCACGCGTGAGCGACGATCACCGCGGTCGCGAACAGCAGGCGCAGAGCATTCAGGCTGTTCTGCTTCGGATTGAACGCGGCCCCCAATGAAGTCATGAGCCCGAGCGTATCGAACGGGCGTCCTCCGGCCGACATGCAACGCGAGCGCCCGTGACCCCTAGGGGGTCCGGTGCACACGAGAGAGGTGGTCTGCTGTGGTCACGAACATCGGCTTCGACAACGAGCACCCGTACGTCGAGGAAGGCGCTGACGAGGGCGAGGTCTCCGTCGTCGGGAACCGGATCTCGGTCACCGACACCATCGCTCGTGCGGAGCGCGTCACCATCGAACGGTCGGTCGACGGCGGCCTCACCTGGGAGCCGGTGGTCGATGACGCGGTCGCCGGGGACGGCATCAACCTCGTCGACTTCGAATCCCTGTCCTACGGTGACAACCTCTACCGGGCGGTCGCTTTCACGGCGGAGGGGGCGACGTCGGAGACGGAGATCACCGTGCAGGCGCGCTCCGGTGCGTTCTGGCTATCAGGTGGACCCGGGTACGGGGACACGGGACGTCTCCCGCTGAACCCCGATGTGAAGCACTCGGGCGGGCGGGAGCGTGCGCTCAAGGAGTACGCCGGCCGGTCCAAGCCGGTCGCGCTCGTCGGCGAGATGACCTCCCGTGCCGTCGCCGTGTCCGGGCGGGTGACGGATGAGAAGTGGATCGAGGAAACCGCGAACATCGAAGACCTGATCCGCATCGCGCAACTCCCGTCCCGCCTGTTCCTGTTCCGTGACCCGGACGGACGCCGCATGTACGGAGTGCTGAGCGACGTCGACCTTGACCGGCTTCTCGCGATCCAGCAGGCGAACGGCATCCGCGGGTGGAACGGCCTGTGGGGGTACTCGTTCACATTCACGGAGGCGACATGACGACCCGGTGGTCCTTCGAGCTGCTCGACAGTGAAGACCGCCCCATCGGCGAGCTCGACGGCGTCACGGGCGGCCGTGCGGAGATCGTGGCTCAGTCGGCGCTGGGTGGGTCCGGTCGGCTGGTTGTCGACGGGCGGCAGAACATCGACTGGGCGTCGAACCGTGTCCGCGCCTGGTTCCACGACGGTGACCGGTCCTGGCCCGTCGGGACGTACATGTTCGCGTCCCCGACCGATCAGCACTCGGGGCTCGGCGTGACCACCCATGACGTCGGGCTGCTGACGAAGATGAACGTCCCCGCGGAGGACAAGGTCGAAGCCCGCTTCTCGATCGCGGCGGGCACGGAGATCATCCCGGCCGCCGTCGACCTGCTCACCTCCACCGGAGAGACCCGTGTCGCGTCGACCTCGTCCGATGCGACGCTCACGGCCGCGCTCACCTGGCCGGCCGGGACGTCGAAACTCGGGATCATCAACGACCTGTTGCAGGCGGCCGGGTACTGGTCGCTCTGGTGTGACGGCTCAGGCCAATTCCGCATCGAGCCCTATGTCGACCCGCAGAATCGGAGCATCACGCACCGGTTCGCGCATGGCGAGGAGTCCCTGCACTTCCCGGACTGGTCGCGTGAGCAGAACCTCGCCGACGTCCCGAATCGGTTCCTCGCGATCGGACGCGGCGACGAAGAGAACCCACCGCTCATCGGGATCGCGAAGAACGACGACCCGACGTCACCGTTCTCCCGTCAGGCGCGCGGCCGATGGATCACCGCCACGGAAGAGGGCGTCGAAGCCGAGTCGCAGCAGATCATCGACCAGTACGCGGCCAGGAAGCTGCGTGACCTGATGGACCCCGTCGCCCGGATCAGCGTGTCCCACGCGATGCTCGACCTGAATCCGAATGATCTGGTCGAGTTCATCCCGGAGGACGGCGTCACCCGGCTGGCGACGATCCAGCGCATGTCGATGAGCTTCACCCCGTTCACGGACATCGATGCGGAGTGGAGGCAAGTGCTGTGAAAGACCGCTTCGCCCCGCTGAAGAAGCTGATTCATGGCCTCGTGAGCGAGGTTCGACGGAAGTCGGAGATCCGACTGGGCACCGTCACCCAGGCGTCACCCCTGCGGATCGCACTCGACGGTGACGTCGACCTCGACGAAACGAGCCCGACGGTCGGGCAGCCGATCTCCACCCCGGCGGTGTCCCTCATGGTGCACACGGTCGGGCAGCGGGTGATCTGCGCCGAGCAGCACCGACAGATCCTCGTCATCCAAGCTGGCGCCTGAGCCAGCCCCACCCGTTCTCAGCCCCGCCCGTGTGCGGGGCTTCGTCGTGAAAGGGGGCCCGTCGTGGCTCTGATGCCGATGCCGTTCAGCAATCCCCGCACCTACCCAGGGCATAGCGGGGTGGACTTCCCACAGCCTCGAGGCACGGCGATTCGTGCGTCCGCGGCGGGAAAGGTGCTGCGCAAGCCGCGCACGGACCGGGGCGGGTACTGGACGACCATCCAGTACGACAACGGCGCTGTCGTCGGCTACGCCCATCAGGACGCGCCCGCATCGATCGCTGTCGGCGCGCGCGTGTCCGAAGGAACCGTGATCGGGAAGG
It encodes:
- a CDS encoding DUF6093 family protein; translation: MLGADVAAALPELRAQAESRMSEKVTAGWLVDGTDPETGEPTQTVQTPVYPVPGDTSPDAGRARIRWASSTVSDAQGAGEPISVQEPVLSIPVGSPRLLDGMAVVVASSTADGLLVGRVFTVQGAPVSGQVTSHRYLLEEVG
- a CDS encoding phage tail tape measure protein — protein: MAQRVVKVELILAAQGFMQGTDAAAKKVRELGSETEKLAQKREAFNTLGTAAVGFGSAVALGIGMAVAKFADFDQQMSYVQAATHESAANMNLLRDAALDAGARTVFSATEAAGAIEELSKAGVSTADILSGGLDAALDLAAAGGMRVADAAAVAATTLKQFGLEGRDASHIADLLAAGAGKAQGDVSDMAQALKQGGLVANQFGLSVDETVGTLSAFASAGMLGSDAGTSFRTMLLRLANPTGEAAEMMQELGINAYDAQGQFVGMQSLAGQLQTSLSGLTQEQQNAALAIIFGQDAIRGANVLLQEGADGIRKWTTEVDAQGYAAETAAMRLDNLKGDWEAFTGALDTAMISMGEGANGPLREFVQGLTGMVDRFNDLPDWAQQSAIGVGAVTAAVALGAGGFMLAVPKVAAYNAAIATMGTGAQRASRFVTGLGKAVGITAGYFLLAKGAEAAARGLGQLGDGAKSANETVSLLLNKDYDGLFEGMTKGAGGVNDLTDAMDKLLAGDFDNAFNRWGSDTFAFTGFTSSVGEAREQFALMGEALADMVSRGDGERAKSIFADLQAQFEAQGYTVDQLNEVMPQYKDALTGAANEAKMAGDATGAASGDLSEMESAASDAATALDSVVRALMEVAGGAMSVSEANDNALSSINAMTDAASAEGASLAGTNDASIALRDSIREVETAHRDSAVAILENGGTLDEATGKWNAGRDAVIRMLEAKGMDRAEAVKWADQNLGSASQVQAAMGEVTRAVNSIPKTPVIDLTARTSQAYNALMGVQSLLRRITGNHSIHVSTGQGGQGGLTFATGGLVNSKGMKVKSFASGGFEPGIYQAVPGGIHRFAEAGYDEGYVTTDPKYLPQSIDTMNALAGRLGLGQLGRMPAAAPVVNVAAPSLAGMSITGRLEVGGDGLARIIDGRIERAFEPSSDEAVRSEFGR
- a CDS encoding fibronectin type III domain-containing protein, whose protein sequence is MAYDASISGPYSGRPAFDQYLYVRRDQTQARRSSYAYEVRARNPERRTQTYALSNFPLAVNVGGQIFEHEHNLDFRGGQEYITLATGSTGWFDHNSAGELTIVIDTWHGPAGVFGSADPAPLYFVTDTIKPETPTGLSATRVSDSQQTLNVTVPWGAVKMVWQRSTDDGAWQTLATVTASGTYTDKSTQANRKYTYRVAASNGGGQGPWSSTATIYTSPAAPTGVSAARTAADDIRVDASGRPAWATSFNIRDGGALVASGVSLPWTHVDPNPADTHTYTVQGVVSGIAGAWSSPSNTVQLISPPSPPQSLSPNGAVAPSDESVTLSWVHSPVDSSPQSAYELQYRAPGGAWTVLTGTTAQARAVTLPVGAVEWQVRTKGAHPDWSPWSATASFTVIDRPGVAVVQPADTWDASTLTAVWTWFQAQGRPQSAWRVELLDATGTVVESRTGSGATATLQLATRLTEGAWTVRAQAATGEVWSAWGVEAFTVAFTPPVEPVLTGVWDESQGGVQITVSGEQFGVAVLDEGAWYAEVGV
- a CDS encoding acyltransferase family protein gives rise to the protein MTSLGAAFNPKQNSLNALRLLFATAVIVAHAWPLSGRTDEPIGPGAFNSLGPWAVAGFFVISGYLIAGSRDHSAIAPFLWRRFLRIYPAFVVVLAATAFVFAPLSTLVMGEFSITAGVEYLLKNAGLYIFTFDVNGTLPTAPYPDAWNGSLWTLFYEALCYVGIGLAMTVIPRRWLALALSITVIGGMAVTAAHVYLDVLHVNVILHTIRLGTYFAAGALLYVLRERVAYRWEFAAVSAVAVVITAATGTFDILAAVPLAYLCMWLGIALPLDRVGAKNDISYGMYIYAFPVQQLLAITIGERMPLWLFMLLSIAATVPFAWASWVLVERPAMRLRGRGKQTPQIPAPSLAATT